From the genome of Miscanthus floridulus cultivar M001 chromosome 10, ASM1932011v1, whole genome shotgun sequence, one region includes:
- the LOC136487354 gene encoding cytosolic sulfotransferase 5-like produces MSTTTCYSAPALPGAGGEVVVTGVASEAAAEAAAAHQSRKNNQSVYANLPTAEIIDSLPLETRFPVPHRLYGGFWKAEFLLKGMAAGAARARACFEPNPSDIFLASLPKSGTTWLKALAFATLNRGTHPPFNADGQHPLSHHNPHDCVSFLELMMIQGVDAAAAAAGAASGEERGSPVPRLIATHLPCSWLPPAITAGAGGGSRGCRIVYVCREPKDVLVSYWTFSVKAAAKFAAAAAAGGDGHGSGGGGGRESAAAAAGVTSFEEAFELFCEGRFPGGPHWLHALEYWRESQRRTDEVLFLRYEDMLRDPVGNLKKLAAFMGCPFSEAEEKAGGVVDEIVALCSLENLKSMDVNKNGSTTVLGVTNDAFFRKGQVGDWKNYMTLEMAARLDKVVEEATQGSGLTFADSVSV; encoded by the coding sequence atgagtactactacttgctactctgCGCCAGCCCTCCCCGGCGCCGGCGGTGAAGTGGTCGTCACTGGAGTGGCGTCGgaagcagcagcagaagcagcagcagctcacCAGTCGAGGAAGAACAACCAGAGCGTGTACGCCAACCTACCTACAGCCGAGATCATCGACTCGCTGCCCCTGGAGACGCGGTTCCCGGTGCCGCATCGCCTGTACGGAGGCTTCTGGAAAGCCGAGTTCTTGCTCAAGGGCATGGCTGCCGGTGCCGCTCGCGCTCGCGCGTGCTTCGAGCCAAACCCATCCGACATCTTCCTTGCCAGCTTACCCAAGTCCGGCACCACCTGGCTCAAGGCGCTCGCGTTCGCGACACTCAACCGCGGCACGCACCCGCCGTTCAACGCCGACGGCCAGCACCCGCTCAGCCACCACAACCCTCACGACTGCGTCAGCTTCCTGGAACTCATGATGATCCAGGgcgtcgacgccgccgccgccgccgccggggcagCAAGCGGAGAAGAAAGAGGTTCTCCAGTTCCACGGCTGATCGCGACGCACTTGCCCTGCTCATGGCTTCCCCCTGCCATCACGGCGGGGGCAGGCGGCGGCTCCCGGGGGTGCCGGATCGTGTACGTGTGCCGGGAACCCAAGGACGTGCTGGTCTCCTACTGGACCTTCAGCGTCAAGGCAGCAGCAAAGtttgccgccgctgccgccgccggtggcgatggccacggcagcggcggcggcggcggccgggagtctgccgcagcagcagcaggcgtgaCGAGTTTCGAGGAGGCTTTCGAGCTCTTCTGCGAGGGACGGTTCCCCGGAGGCCCCCACTGGCTGCACGCCCTGGAATACTGGCGTGAGAGCCAGAGGAGGACCGACGAGGTGCTGTTCCTCAGGTACGAAGACATGCTGAGGGATCCGGTCGGGAACCTCAAGAAGCTCGCGGCGTTCATGGGGTGCCCGTTCTCGGAGGCGGAGGAGAAGGCCGGTGGGGTGGTGGATGAGATCGTGGCGCTGTGCAGCTTGGAGAACCTCAAGAGCATGGACGTGAACAAGAACGGAAGTACGACGGTGCTCGGGGTCACGAATGATGCGTTCTTCAGGAAGGGCCAGGTTGGTGACTGGAAAAACTACATGACGCTGGAAATGGCGGCGAGGCTGGATAAGGTTGTTGAGGAGGCCACTCAAGGTTCTGGGCTCACCTTTGCCGACTCCGTCTCCGTGTAA